In Rhodohalobacter barkolensis, the following proteins share a genomic window:
- the ruvC gene encoding crossover junction endodeoxyribonuclease RuvC, translating into MPIKILGIDPGSRTTGYAILEETNGSYRAEVCDVIRLAKMDDHNDRLQFIFDEITKLIKEHKPTQCAIETPIYGVDPLAMLKLGRAQAAAILAITNQNIPVSEYYPKAVKKAITGNGNASKKQVAFMLERVMTLPEKKLKDDATDALAVAWCHHTKTGHIPAGDMKKKMHQNNSKNSWAAFVDANPDRVKKH; encoded by the coding sequence ATGCCCATTAAAATTCTCGGTATCGACCCTGGCTCTCGAACTACCGGTTACGCAATTCTGGAAGAGACGAATGGATCGTATAGGGCAGAGGTTTGTGATGTAATCCGATTGGCAAAAATGGATGATCATAATGATCGTCTGCAGTTTATTTTTGATGAGATTACTAAACTGATAAAAGAGCACAAACCCACTCAATGTGCTATAGAAACACCGATTTACGGTGTAGATCCGCTGGCCATGTTAAAGCTTGGGCGGGCTCAAGCTGCGGCAATTCTTGCCATAACCAATCAAAATATTCCCGTTTCGGAGTATTATCCCAAAGCAGTAAAAAAAGCGATTACCGGTAACGGAAATGCCAGCAAAAAACAGGTCGCATTTATGCTGGAGCGGGTTATGACGTTACCCGAAAAGAAATTAAAGGATGATGCAACGGATGCGTTGGCCGTGGCATGGTGTCATCACACCAAAACAGGACACATTCCGGCCGGTGATATGAAGAAAAAAATGCATCAAAACAACAGTAAAAACAGTTGGGCGGCTTTTGTAGATGCCAATCCGGACAGAGTAAAAAAGCATTAA
- the ruvA gene encoding Holliday junction branch migration protein RuvA: MIAYLKGVLDSKTEDRCIIDVQGVGYGVEISNQTLQTLPEKGKELKLLIYHHITDSDQRLFGFATSKEKNLFERLITVKGIGPKLGLTILSGMPPSNLMEAIVTQDTAALSNISGIGKKTAERMVLELKDKLFDETQPSVATGTTEQRSKHEEAVSALEALGFKKREAEQTVQKITAANPKFSVSDIVKSALSRMNR; this comes from the coding sequence ATGATTGCCTATTTAAAAGGAGTATTAGACAGCAAAACAGAAGACCGGTGTATAATTGATGTTCAAGGTGTTGGGTATGGGGTTGAGATTTCGAATCAAACCCTGCAGACACTTCCTGAAAAAGGAAAGGAACTCAAACTGTTGATCTATCATCATATCACGGACAGCGATCAGCGGTTGTTTGGATTTGCGACATCAAAAGAGAAAAACCTGTTTGAACGGCTAATTACCGTGAAAGGAATTGGGCCAAAACTGGGACTTACTATTTTATCCGGTATGCCTCCTTCAAATTTAATGGAGGCGATTGTTACGCAGGATACCGCAGCACTCTCAAATATTTCAGGAATCGGGAAAAAAACTGCAGAGAGAATGGTATTGGAGCTGAAAGATAAACTCTTTGATGAAACACAGCCGTCTGTTGCCACCGGAACAACCGAGCAGCGCAGCAAACATGAAGAGGCCGTCTCAGCACTTGAAGCCTTAGGTTTTAAGAAAAGAGAAGCAGAACAGACCGTTCAGAAAATTACGGCTGCCAATCCAAAATTTTCGGTTTCAGATATTGTTAAGAGTGCCTTGAGCAGAATGAACAGGTAA